In Diabrotica undecimpunctata isolate CICGRU chromosome 9, icDiaUnde3, whole genome shotgun sequence, the DNA window aaccctgtggcTGTAAGAGAGATGacttactattttaatgggaatgagccacgattaaaggttaaaataagtttattgacgtttgaatctccACTTGGGAATTCCTGAATTCCCAAATTCTCTGAGAAAACTTCAGATGCAGTGTGCAGTGCAGATGCTGACAGGATATATTTGTTTCAGGGCATACCTTTACAGATTCAGAAAGGCAGAAAATAAGAAATATCGGTACTGCGAAATATCGGACACCGTCTCACACACTCTGTTGGTATGCGATAGATGGATAGCCGAGAGGAGCTTTCTTCGGGGAGAGCTAGGAGGTAGGGTGCAATTAATCACGGACCTGGTGGAGGAAATGCTTAGGTCCTCAGATCGATGGATAGTAGTTCAGTGATATGTGAAGAGAACGCTGGAGAGAAAAGAACAGAAAGGAAGCTACCCCTAGGGAGACAGGGTGCCCAGGAGCAAACAGACAGATAAGTTATTGAAACAAGGTGGGAAGGATTAGGCAGCCGCAGCAAGAAAGTGCGAGAATGCGTAAGAATTGTACGTGAGAGATCAAGTAAGTGCCGTGCCAACGttgtaccaaagaatatagacgcttatagaagaattgttcactgttatttttgaaagtTAGCAAAAAGAGTCGAGTGGAACGCACGTGTTGCACGtggtaccactaaggagcggtcATGTCAGCTGTGGTTCTActattgcttctaaaatatgaaagagtggggcaataaatgcaactttagatatttttatatgtagaaatttttgcgttttataaaattttttaaagaaaataatattattttaacttttaataaattaacctttttagaaaaattattatgattcaaatttttaattgaaatatgtacaaatattaagtataaatcagtttaagactatattgtaataatttcaccaatattcattcattgtgaaaattatgttttagatactactagttgttattttaaaacaagattaaatagtacccatacagcgtaaaaactttcacatatactattcattaaaaggtactgttaaagtttattttgttatttcaaaaataaatcaggaatgctttttgttgttaataaaaaattatggatgaaatggaagtttggaagttttggcgaaatggaaaatttcataatttagtaaaaactttcattgaatactttttttttaaattgaaattttttaaaaatgtttcgttaatttctgggcagaaaaacagtataataaaaagttatgtgacggtttttcgttgtgttggaataaaccaatttttaattcaaagttatacaattaaaaaaataaatactttgaatattgtaaatatcatacatttttaagttttaaaattaaaaatttaacaatttaatatattaaaaataaagattttattgtgaaaaaacaaaaaaaaacagtttgcaaatcaatggcatcgaaatttgtttaggcgtagatgcaaagttacccgttcgtactcctttcccacttccccctaactacatatttcattatgaaattttcatgatagttttaagccgacggccacggcaccacgctgtgagtttatgcagccaccctcttaaaccgtaaacaaatcgcccatttgaactgctcttctataagcgtctatattctttggttgtaCTCTAATCAGAGAACCCCGGTAGTTCATAGTCGAGGAGGGGTTTTTTAGCAGATATCTGGAATTGAAGTCGATGGTGTCTGAATAACCCCTGCGTGCGAACTCAGATATCATTGAGGCCACGCTGGAGGAATCCTGCATAACTGAGGTAGGAAGATTCCTTCTATGCCCGAGGTATATTTCGAACGTTGTGATCACCCTCCCCCCTCATAAAAGATGAAAAATGGTTTCGCATTGCAAATCACACCTCTAAAACTagtagattttatatttttgtcacCGCAAAGTAAAATACCCtgctttaaaaaatataattaaaccaAGGAAGTAGgtaagtttaaaaattttttttataattggtCAATTAATAATTATCTATAGGATTAAATAACTCCTTGTTTTTGAATAACTGGAACTGTTAGTAatagtaatgcattggttagtgatcagtgtagtagtaaCTGGGGGCTTGGAAGACTGAGATATCgtaagccctgaagaagacatcaaataggatgtcgaaagctcggcgcaatgataatcgacgcggttcaacccggaagactgttgagtttaattttaatattaattcttgttaaagttgtataataatatcaaaaaagtTTGATTGCCATATATAGTATATGAGATACAAAAAAATTGGTCAAATGTGTCATTTTTTGGCATTATAGACGATAATAGTCacttaaataacaaaaaaaaaacgatattgATAATGATACTTACAAATAGGAGGCTGCGGTGGGAGGCCATTATGGATTTTCTTAAAacagacaatttttttaaatattatttcttttcGCAAAATTACGTCCAGATGTGGAGGTTTTAATGATAATAGaactaaaaacaaataaaataaattaaaataaggtggtataattatttttcctattcatttatttatatccaataatctaataaaattaactgcattaaaaataaaaaatataaatgcttAATCGAGTTTTTTATTGCGAGTGGGAATTCTGATATTAGGAAACTgcattttataatttatagttagatataaactaaataaaaacttattagaTAAGTAACTgcttattgaaaaaaaatttaatacttcCAATCAGAAAATGTCTTAATAAAATACTTGTGGAAAAGCAAGGTCCTTCATCCTGGGGTAATATAATCACAACAATGATACATAAAAAAGACCAAAGTAAGACCCTAATAATTACCGAGGCATGTCGTTAATAAGTTGTTTGTGTAAAGTGATTATGCACATTTTATATAACCGTCTCATGCCATGGTTTGAGCAATTTTCTATACTTCCAGAATGTCAGTCAGGATTTCGGCGGAATAGAGGCTGCACTGACAATGTATGCACACTCTCCTCCGTTTTACAAATGCAGCTCCAGCTTCGAAAACGTAATGTTTTTTCCATATTCGTTGACTTTAAATGCGTATTTGATAAAGTTAACTGCCCTTTACTCTGGCATAAATTGTGTAGTCGTGGAGTCAGTTCACGTGTTGTTGGTTTATTGCGGAATTTTTACGCGAAAGCCATTATACGTATCCGAACTAATGATTCTACACATTGTCATTTTTCGTGCAATCAGGAGTTCTCCAGGTTTATTCTCAATGTTTCTGTCTTAAGTATTACTTCAAAGACAAAGGCTGCCGCAGCATCCCCATAGATGGAAATACTGAGGTATTAATGTTGTTGTATGCAGATGGCATTGTTATCCTCGTAGACTTggatctaagtttcataaataAACTCAATAATTTGCATAGTTATGCTAACTTGAATAAACTAGAAGATaaaacacacacaaaactaaAATTATGCGTTTTTCCAAGCAGGGACAtaagtatcttcttcttcctatgccgtccccattaacggaggttggcgaccacatttttaaaggcttctctatcttttgcaacgtggaataattcgtctacagtcatgtttgtccagtctcgaatatttcgcagtcatgacttcctctttctacctattccctttttgccatcgactctaccctgcatgatgacctgacATAAGTATATAGGTTcagaatttttgtttaaaaatcatACAATCCATGTCACTAAAAAGTTCACCTATCTCAGTGTTGGTTCCACCTCTTCTAGTCTATTTCGAGAAATGGCAGTCTCGTACCGTCCAAAACAAAACTTGCCATCGTTTCTGTTTTACCACTTCTTATAAGAGGTAAAATCCGTTCTTGGATCTTCATAGTTCATCTTTTTAAATCGCTAGTTTAAACTATTGCTCCTAAATATATACCAGTTTGAGGACTCCGGTATTATGACAATGTGGAGAAAATCCAAATCcacttttttaaaagaattttaccTTTGGACGCATCAGACTACGTTGTTAGATTAGAAACTGGCCGTGTTAAAATTGTATACAATGTATTTAAATGGTGCTTGAACTGGTTACAGAAAATTCTAAAAATGAATAATAATCGACTTCCTAAGATTTGCTTTCTACATCAATGATTTCTACAGAAAAATATAATTGGGATCtataaattaaaaacttatttGTGTTAACACGTTCCTTGGGGCTACAACAGGGCCTTTTGCATTTCTGTAGGTAGGTAACTAGAGGTATCAATTCTCTAAGTTTGCTCTTGGTTTTCCGACTAACGACTGTTTGTATCTATAGTGTGTCTATAGCTTTAGATTTTGTAATCATTGTATCTATAGAATCAGTACATAAAATTCTGCAAATGCTCATTATGTTATTAGTAACCGTGTAAAGATTAGTAACTCCCAGATTTCAGTACCTATTTCCCCTATTTTCTAAAGTCGCTAATCGTTAAGCTTGATAATACCTGAATAATTACAGTGCTTCTCCTAAATATGATTTGGGTTCTTGTTCTTATACATCTCGTTCTGTCGTTCTCGTTTGgttagtttatatttgaatggcGTAGGATGTGCATATTGAAGTGCAAGAATGAATAAAAATGAGGATATTTTACCAAGTGgctcaaattcaaataaaaaaaaattaagtagatatgaaaaaaaaattatcagatGAAGAAGTTTTGAGATTATTAGAAGCAAGCAATGACGAATTTAATGACTTTTTTTATTCACGGTGAGTATTTACTAGAATCTGCTTATACCTGCAGCACTTATTGAAGTTACGGAAGATAATGTGTATTACAAAATTAGATGCATTTATTAataggtattttaataaaaacatatttaattgTAGCCTAAGCTGCTCGTTGCCCACTTTGCCCACCCTTCCCCTAAACAAAGTAAATATTCTGATCTGATGTTAAAATGATGAAGTAAATATTCCGTTACCTGCTGACCGGGCATTCCCCCGTTCTCCCCTCTGTACTTAACATTAAgaattttttgcaattttcttcGCATAATAACTTTttcgttaaaaattaaaataaactcttCAAAATAAACCaccagaatttattttcaaaaaaaaattagataattccaaaatattcgatatttgtGTGATAAGTGTACAatattacttttatattttctgtaaaaacaataagaaatagtttgaataatatttattttaaatttgcaatttttttctcAACTACTTACCTACCCAATTTTTGACCTGGCAACCCCGATGAAGTTATTATTTAGTAAGTCCCTTCAGTCCGGCAATTGTGCATAAGATCCAATAGCCAAGCTTCCCGCTTCCAAAGAGTCGTTTCGTAGTTGtaccagagaacaaccgaacacagagaagcgacagtcctttgaagttacgtggccaagccgccaatgacagctaacagccagaaaattaatagtcagtgggcatatcacacaatataaattcttaagagcgtaggcgcaaaatttcgggccaatgttttttaaatgcattcatttttttcgaatcctgaaaaaactaataagtatttttgaaaaatttaaacgcagaatgaaagactacattattactgagggccgaaagtccctgaaaacttctataatgtttattttaataagttacaggggtgaaaaaaaaagagaaaatttagtgtgatttttaatttcaaatatctcattcaaaaaaaaattttgtttattctaagggactttcggccctcggtaataatgtaatctttcattctgtgtttaaatttttcaaaaatatttgttagttttctcaggattcgaaaaaaatgattgtatttaaaaagcattggccggaaattttgcgcctacgctcttaagcgaaacaaagaaattactaaaaatcttaaaattacaacagaacaagacttcaaaattgcaaaaacatggttgcaaataaacaaacttacattaaattgaataaactaaataggtactcatctactttttgctatatacaaaagttgtctgccaatttttaattcgttaaatataaataacaaagatcattgaaggtactgcgtcatgcgccaatatttttcttctatttccttttacaataacattatcttcaaaatgcagttcacaaatcctataattattataaagtgaatccattttgaataacaaatcttctcgtctgcaagcttctatccacactttggcactacaaatttttaacagaacataatttaaacaaagaactttttctgtatttataaataatactttattacttacaactataagagtattagtatattctaagtatattgtatgtaatgaaaaatttaacttttgtcaatatctaatcttaataaatttacagttttctcctgattaagtcacaaaaatgtcactaaatattgagatatgcaacaaataaagttttaatattttttatctgtaattcccatttaaaactcctaaatattttatgtacttcgatccatatatttgatcttttctatttatatttaacgaattaaaaattggcagaaaacttttgtatatagcaaaaagtagatgagtacctatttagttttttcataatttaatgtaagtttgtttatttgcaaccatgtttttgcaattttgaagtcttgttctgttgtaattttaagattttcccaattatcggtctaattatgtttccaacaatttttagtttgagcattttagtaatttctttgtttcgtttaagagcttaggcgcaaaatttcgggccaatgctttttaacatttttttggaatcctgtgaaaactaaaaaatatttttgaaaaatttaaacacagaataacAGATTACacattaaaaatcacactaaattttcactttttattttcacccctgtaacttattaaaataaacattatagaagttttcgagcacttttggccctcagtaataatgtggtctttcattctgcgtttaaatttttcaaaaatacttattagttatttcaggattcgaaaaaaatgaatacatttaaaaaacatttgcccgaaattttgcgcctacgctcttaaatcaaaaatattctCGTGGATAAAAccctctttatatttttatttcctaaaaatactatattcgtattgttgccttcgagcgcgctgacacccggcaaccatctgttgattttttgacctgagccttcggagacttgcgtttgtcaataaaagaaatagcactgacaccaaatttaatgttttcattttgaactatcccttggcagaccaaagtttattttttatagctcggacagacacgtcggcgtcggcttactgttcgaaagtcaaaccaatactattatgtaataactaataataattacaaagcaatagtaattacctgttattattcttaggaaatctaaataaacttattccttttcctgtcacagatgaacatccgcgaatcgcacaaatatatccagacattttaaatataaattaaacttttaactataaactataactataaacttatatatttaactataaactataactgtaaccttttaactataaataaattatataaatggtcaaatgcacttgttgtgacgagtatttaccatagacgcctacggactatcgaaaacaaccagaattaaagaataagcacgtgtttttgacagttatacaaccagaatcgggcatgcgtatacaaaaatggtacacgcttttggaccgttcTGTCGCTTCTATGTGTTCGGTTTTTCTATGGTTGTACGTTTCCGATTTCAACCGAACTTCATTATTCATCTCACAGACAGCTGTCAAGCTATAAAATATCCGTCGAGCAAAACGATGAAAATATCTAAGAATTGCCGTTtcgataaaaatgtaaaattttaccCAATCTGAGTACATTTCAATTCTTCATTTTTACAGTCaagatcaaaattatattttatgagAAATCATCAAAATTGCATAGAtttattctaaattaaaaaactAAATGTTTCTGGAATCCAGATcatgaaattaaatatattattttataaaattttattcttacactttttttttaaaatgcattcatttaaatctaaaaaattactcttataatatattatactaaACCAGTATCTTTTAAAAAGTGGTTCATATAACATGAAAAACCAAAATGAGTACACAAATTAGCTTTTCACTGATtctaaatggaaatatactaaatataaaaaaaatcgtgtttttttttatttagagtgAAAAATCTTAATATAATAGTAATATGATCACAATACTGTCAATGGGACTTTTGTAGGGAatcaaaaacaaacaatttttttatataaaagtttatCGGGTGAAAACAACCTCTAAAATCgacaatttttgtttaatatatataactTGGGCCCTTTTAAAGCTGTAAAGCTTTATTCTCTCTTGATAATGTTGATTTATACTATATTGTTTAAAAGAGGCGCAAGATGGACACTGTCCGATGAATAGTTATTACAAAATCCAAGTTTGAATATTTTGCACCTATATTTTAGACCTGGAGGGCCTAAGATCCATTGAACGTGCGATATCGCGGTTAGAGCGAAGGATTGGAAAAAACATACCTCGAACATTATGTCTCCTTTTGTTTCCCATAACGGTAGTGTATGGACCCatatttatttaattcttttgaaatttgttttagaGCTCATTCTTTGTATTTTGTATGTACCCCTTACATTTCAAGTTCCGATCTTTAACTTCCTCTGGTAATTTTTTCCTTCTATAATATCACATATTCTGTAAtaaaacatactaaaaattaTTCTGTCCCCTTCCCATAACCGTGATTATGTCATGCGCTCTGAATATACCTACTTTTGAGTATTTCTTCATTAAATCTATAACATTCAAATACACAATGCTTGGTTGGGACAATAACTCCACAGACCGCACAGTTATTGCGGTGCTTTGCCTACTCTTTCGAGACTCTGAACGATCCATAACCCTTTAGGAATTGTGTAAAGAAAGAAAGAAGTAGTTCGTGCTCTTGTAATTGCAATTGATCCACTGCTATAGATTCATTTTCCCATTCTTCTTGCACATTCTTATTGTTTCCCTTCTTTCTCTTCCTGGCAGTTCTTGCCGTATGTTCTCGATCTCTCTTTTGCCTGCATGTGTATTGGAGGTACTCCCTTATGACCTGTAGAGCTACAGTCGAGGCCGTCCGGTATGAGTGGACAACTTCCATGAAGATTCTCAATTTCCTGCTCTAGGTCCTTCTGTTAGGCATAATTCTCGCTAGTTCCGCAAGTTTTGATCAGCCTTATTGGCGACATATTTCATATGTTCACCAAATATTTGCTCACAATCAAGCATGACGCCCAAATATTTCACCTTTTTTActgaaaatattatttcttcttaCAGCATGAACCCTGTCTCTCGGCTTTTAAATACGATGGCTTCTGTCTTTTGTGAAGATAATTTTAAATCTCTTTTTTCTAACCAAACTTTAATTCTGTGTAGTGCAGTATTTGCCgagtttataattataataagtcaattattattgtGTTCTACAAGTACTTACAAGTCGTCTGCATATGCCACGGCCTGTATTCTCTCTTCAAGATCTTCTGCTAGAATGTTGTTATATAAGATATTTCACAACAGCGGTCCTAGAACCGAGCCCTATAGCACACCCGCCGATGTCTCCATTAGATTGCCCTTTGCTGTGTTTATTTGTCTTTTTGTGAAGTATTTCCTCACTAAATTTTATAAGTATCTATGGGAATAGTTCCAAATTCCTTAATAGGTATATTTATCTACGTCCTATATGATTAATGGTTTTTCCGACATATTTGATTTTACTTGTAATCCTGTTTTATTTGCAATTTTCAGTGAGAgtccttttattttatttatttcccctttaatttgtattttgagatccCCTTTAGCCGTTTCTTTCAGTGTTTTAATTTGAACCTCACAATTTGGAACATCTAGGTACCTTTTTTTTCTAACTTCTTGCACCAATTGTGCATACTTCCCCattcttctttcttttctaaaTTTAGGTTGTTTTTTAGGTTATTCTGACCCCACGGATTCCTCAATATGCATTCTAACGCTTTcctatagttttcccattctgtttctttgtttcctttatttttgattttctttatcgCTTCTTTTCACCGAAAGGGCGTTATTTTATTTATACGTTAgcttaaatatttaatttaaatgttaGGATAGATATCGCTTATTAGAATAACAGTTttctagtttattttttatttagttaatgTGTGAAGAAGGATTTCATAAGGTATATTTAATAtacactagcggaccaactcgacatcgagttttttaaatgaaatttttattttgcgagaaaaatatacaatatatacaatgaccagaagtaaaaatatttttatcaataactcaaaaactataaatgataatttcgtgaacttacatttttgaactctacgttgaattctctattgatttgactaataaaaacgaaaccggaagtcgacctcaaaaccggaatgcaatttttagatcatcaaatgtcgacatggatatcatttagcagttaattttgcatgctgatcacgaatccggtgtcagatttgctctatcttgacgttttatgcgcgtttcgggtcacttccggtgtcggatcgcaaccggaagtacatatttagattcgtctcgacgacacctttcgatccatatatacattgtggggtctaaaacttaaagtaaattttaacttccggtcatctcaaaaccggaagtgaatttttgtaccaaaagtatatcttgacaatctcatacgtaatactaataatattcagaaaaaatattttaattatctaatatggtttttgagtaaagtggtggacaagaaaagggcttagcgttttcgTATATAAGATACACTTTTTCTACAAACTCATAAACTTGGCAACTGTGTTTAATTTGTTAGTGTGTTGCTTACTGTTGACACACGTGACACGATAGTTGTCTGAGTGTTATGTGTGGTTATGTTATGTTTGTTTTTGTTGTGTGTTGTACATATTATCAaatctatattctttgatattatgGTGACTAGGGTGAAGTGAATTATTCAACCATTTTGGCGCTACTtttggtagaaaaaaaaaatggcgtGCAATTCATGTTCAGTTAAATTCGTTGAAAGTATCATATTAAGCGCTAAGAAGGAGAATATGCTTGAATTTTTGTACAAGCATGGTGTTATGAAGCCAACTATTACATGCCAATGGTGCGGCAATAAGTTGAACGTAAACTCTGAGGGTAAATTCAGGTGCAACAAGCTTGTCCCAAGGATCAAAAACAAACCAAGGAGTTGTGGATTTCGTCTCTCGCAGAGGAAGGGAACATTTTTGGAAAATTGTAAATTGCCTATAGAAAAACTATTTGTTCTAGTATCCATTTTGTTGCAATTGAGACCACCTCGGTATGAATTTGTAAAGTGCGAGCTCGAAATTTCTTCGAGATCGATGGTGACATGGTTCTCGTTTTGCAGAGAAGTCTTTCAGGATTTCGTGATCAAAAACTCTGTAAAATTGGGAGGTTCTAATACCTTAGTTGAAATTCATGAAGCAAAATTCGGAAGGATAAAGTTTAATAGGGATAGTCGTGTGAAGAAGCAATGGTTTGGTGGATTTGACAGAAATTCAAACAATTGCTTCCTAGTACCAGTGGAATCCAAAGATGCCGATAGCTTGCTTGAAATAGTCAAAGAATGGATTCTTCCAGGGACAAACATTTCTAGTCACTGTTGGAAAGCATACAAATGTATGGGCCATGAAGGATTTATACGAGAGACCATGGATCATTCCAAGCATTTTGATGATCCGGATGACACAGACATCTACACTCACAATTTGGATCGAATATGGAGGGAAGTTCGGACCACAGTTCCAATGCAAGGGCAAGACTACTTTGTTGATCACCTTGCTGAGTTTTATTTCAAACGGAGATTCCCTGATCGATTTCAGAGACTCCATGCATTTTTCACTGCAGCTGCGTCTTTCTGTCCACCAGCATATTAAGGTAATAGGTTAACCACACATTGTACTATATTCAGTACATTGACATCCTTATACTACAGAacaattttacatttttgttctGTTAGATTTTCATTACATTTAGCCATGATTTAAATATGACAAATATGCATGTagaaaaaattttgatatttttggatcatttataaaaaatatcattgATTATTTCTAAATTGCAGTTTATTCTCATTTAATTGCTTCAAAAGAAGTTGAACATCTAAAACATAATATGTATTCCGGCATTACTACAGCATAGGAGACTAGTTAACCCAAACAACAATGGCATACTAGAAATGACTACAAAAATAGAAaaagggctattttccatttacAGAAGCACAACTGATTATTCAGGTGAGTCAATGTTGTTCTTTATTCCAAAGTTTAAGCATTTCTTGCATGTTTTGGTATCAAATTCAATCCATCTTTTATGGGTTATCCCACACTGTTTCCTTTCAGTATTTCACTTTTATTACCACTTTTCAACTATTCTGTTTATATGTTGTTTGAATTTTATTCTGTATTATTTCGATATTGATCTAGTAGTTATTCTTACCTCACATCCTCATCTCTCTACCTATAAGTCTTGTATTGTCTTCCACACTACTGAGAAATCTCATTTTACCAGCTTGGGTTTGGAGTCTAGAATTAATCCGTTGCATATAAGTAGATGTAGTTATCTACTATAAAAatttttgtcattattttttcatttcttaTCTTTATCTTCAACACTATGTGAATTGTTTCACATATATACTGAAATCTG includes these proteins:
- the LOC140449804 gene encoding uncharacterized protein, with protein sequence MACNSCSVKFVESIILSAKKENMLEFLYKHGVMKPTITCQWCGNKLNVNSEGKFRCNKLVPRIKNKPRSCGFRLSQRKGTFLENCKLPIEKLFVLVSILLQLRPPRYEFVKCELEISSRSMVTWFSFCREVFQDFVIKNSVKLGGSNTLVEIHEAKFGRIKFNRDSRVKKQWFGGFDRNSNNCFLVPVESKDADSLLEIVKEWILPGTNISSHCWKAYKCMGHEGFIRETMDHSKHFDDPDDTDIYTHNLDRIWREVRTTVPMQGQDYFVDHLAEFYFKRRFPDRFQRLHAFFTAAASFCPPAY